From Woronichinia naegeliana WA131, the proteins below share one genomic window:
- the cobW gene encoding cobalamin biosynthesis protein CobW, translating into MHKIPVTVVTGFLGAGKTTLVRHLLQNNQGRRIAVLVNEFGDVGIDGELLRDCQICEQTTEENTQNSPSTQIIELTNGCLCCTVHEEFFPIMQELLQRREQLDCIVIETSGLALPKPLVQAFRWPEIRNGATVDGVITVVDSQALANGNLVGDLTAINAQRQADPSLDHETPLEELFEDQLACADLVLLTKTDLVSDEQLNQVKTWLSQELRPGIKTLTCQQGELNPDILLGFNAAVEDNLENRPSHHDHEAEHDHDDDIHSVQFIQNESYDPQVLISRLEQLVQEQEIYRVKGFVNVAKKPMRLVLQGVGDRFESFYDRLWKKEETRLTQLVFIGKNLEIDQITAFLKSSG; encoded by the coding sequence ATGCACAAAATTCCCGTCACGGTGGTTACTGGTTTTCTAGGGGCTGGTAAAACCACGCTAGTTCGTCACCTATTACAAAATAATCAAGGTCGCCGTATTGCAGTTTTGGTCAATGAATTTGGCGATGTCGGTATTGATGGCGAATTATTGCGAGATTGTCAGATCTGTGAGCAAACGACAGAAGAAAATACTCAGAATAGCCCAAGTACTCAAATTATTGAATTAACGAATGGTTGTCTTTGTTGCACCGTCCATGAAGAATTTTTTCCGATTATGCAAGAATTACTGCAACGGCGAGAACAACTGGATTGTATTGTCATCGAAACCTCTGGGTTAGCCTTACCCAAGCCTTTAGTTCAAGCTTTTCGGTGGCCAGAAATTCGCAATGGGGCAACCGTCGATGGTGTGATTACCGTTGTGGATAGTCAAGCTTTGGCCAATGGTAATTTAGTAGGAGATTTAACGGCGATTAATGCTCAACGTCAAGCCGATCCTAGTTTAGATCATGAAACGCCCCTAGAAGAGTTATTTGAGGATCAATTAGCCTGTGCCGATTTAGTGTTATTAACGAAAACTGATTTGGTGAGTGATGAACAATTAAATCAAGTTAAAACCTGGTTATCCCAGGAACTCAGACCTGGTATCAAAACTCTGACCTGTCAGCAAGGAGAACTCAATCCTGATATTCTCTTAGGGTTTAATGCGGCGGTGGAAGATAATCTTGAAAATCGTCCGAGTCACCATGATCACGAAGCAGAACACGATCACGATGATGATATTCATTCTGTGCAGTTTATTCAAAACGAAAGTTATGATCCCCAAGTGTTAATTTCCCGTCTAGAGCAATTAGTTCAAGAACAGGAGATTTATCGAGTCAAGGGGTTTGTGAATGTGGCTAAAAAACCGATGCGTTTAGTGTTACAAGGAGTCGGCGATCGCTTTGAGAGTTTCTATGATCGTTTATGGAAAAAAGAGGAAACAAGACTGACCCAACTTGTGTTTATTGGCAAAAATCTAGAAATTGATCAAATTACAGCCTTTCTCAAGTCGTCCGGTTAA
- a CDS encoding PAS domain-containing protein: MIFPINSQQKLQLAQQRVEILAHRKDELLLSPDILGIVLEELAVTLEELQVQYEMLIDNQEKAEQERLHYQNLFELAPECYLVTNRQGIIEEANQAVTRFFNMGREFLLGKPLIVLVAESDRRRFAAEMISLTQRKYWDLTFKPRQSEPIVASVITNSIYDLTGTLIRLAWSFRDPLVFP, encoded by the coding sequence ATGATCTTCCCCATTAACAGTCAACAAAAATTGCAATTGGCTCAACAACGAGTCGAGATTCTAGCTCATCGCAAAGACGAGCTTTTACTGAGTCCTGATATCTTGGGAATCGTGTTAGAGGAATTAGCCGTTACCCTAGAGGAACTTCAGGTTCAGTATGAAATGCTCATTGATAATCAGGAAAAGGCTGAACAGGAACGATTACATTACCAAAATTTATTTGAATTAGCTCCTGAATGTTATCTTGTCACCAATCGTCAGGGCATTATTGAAGAGGCCAATCAAGCAGTAACCCGTTTTTTTAATATGGGCCGCGAATTTCTCCTAGGAAAACCCTTAATTGTTCTGGTTGCGGAGAGCGATCGCCGTAGATTTGCTGCTGAGATGATTTCGCTAACCCAACGGAAATATTGGGATTTAACCTTCAAACCCCGACAATCTGAGCCGATAGTCGCTTCCGTGATTACCAATTCTATTTACGATTTAACCGGTACCCTGATTCGCCTTGCCTGGAGCTTTCGAGATCCTCTCGTTTTTCCATAA
- a CDS encoding PAS domain S-box protein — protein MTEDCFEDPENKLESLGNKNEDPNEDLAFTALLDYLSYSRSFDFTGYKPSSLKRRILKQMEMRQIDRFSDYSDYLQVHPEEFTTLFNTILINVTSFFRDKAAWSYLQNQFFPTFINQKNPQEPIRIWSAGCASGEEAYTLAIILTEILGIEVFRQRVKIYATDVDEEALGEARRACYRFQKLENLPEAIQSKYFEPVSDQHYIFRPDLRRSVIFGRHDLCRDAPISRLDLLVCRNTLMYFNAETQARILKRFHFALNSTGILFLGKAEMLLNQGNLFAPVNLQHRIFTCLSKNYDRSQIISLNYRPVEEKKTLINLQFLLRDLSFYQAPIAQILIDKNNNLVRINQLAQNWFKLSLPQISTPLQNLEISYRPLELRSLIEKAYRDYAAVKVENVSHFLVDGNQHYFDVEIIPLKQDDQEIIGVSINFTEVSRYQTLREELEKTNHELETANEELQSSNEELETTNEELQSTNEELETTNEELQSTNEELETMNEELQSTNEELHNINREHRDRTLELDKSNAFLNSILASLTAGVIVVDRQFNILIWNQASEKFWGLRAEEVQGQSLASLEIGLPVDQLGESIRNCLNGVNKQPNIIVKAMNRRGQTLDYQISFNVLIAIDQECLGVILFVEEITS, from the coding sequence ATGACAGAAGACTGCTTTGAGGATCCTGAAAATAAACTGGAATCTCTTGGTAATAAAAATGAAGATCCCAATGAAGACCTTGCCTTTACCGCTCTCCTCGATTATCTCAGTTATTCACGGAGCTTTGATTTTACCGGCTATAAACCCTCCAGCCTAAAACGCCGTATCTTAAAACAAATGGAGATGCGGCAAATAGACCGTTTCAGTGACTATTCCGACTATCTTCAAGTTCATCCCGAAGAATTTACGACACTTTTTAATACGATTCTGATTAATGTCACCAGTTTTTTTCGAGATAAAGCCGCCTGGTCTTATTTACAGAACCAATTTTTTCCCACCTTCATTAATCAGAAAAACCCACAAGAGCCTATTCGTATCTGGAGTGCGGGTTGTGCTTCAGGGGAAGAAGCCTATACTTTAGCAATTATTTTAACGGAGATCTTAGGCATTGAAGTTTTTCGACAACGGGTCAAAATCTATGCCACTGATGTGGATGAAGAAGCTCTGGGTGAAGCTCGCCGTGCCTGTTATCGGTTTCAAAAGCTAGAAAATTTGCCAGAAGCGATTCAATCGAAATATTTTGAACCAGTGAGTGATCAACACTATATTTTTCGTCCAGATTTGCGTCGTTCTGTCATTTTTGGTCGCCATGATCTCTGTCGAGATGCGCCTATTTCTCGGCTGGATCTGTTAGTGTGTCGTAATACCTTAATGTATTTTAATGCCGAAACCCAGGCTCGGATTCTGAAACGCTTTCATTTTGCCTTAAATTCAACGGGGATTCTCTTTTTAGGGAAGGCAGAAATGCTTTTAAATCAGGGAAATCTCTTTGCTCCAGTTAATTTACAACATCGAATTTTTACTTGTCTTTCTAAAAATTATGATCGCTCGCAAATTATTTCCCTTAATTATCGTCCCGTAGAAGAAAAGAAAACATTGATTAACCTTCAGTTCTTACTCAGAGATTTGTCTTTTTATCAGGCTCCAATTGCCCAGATTCTTATTGATAAAAATAATAATTTAGTTCGGATTAATCAATTAGCCCAAAATTGGTTTAAATTATCCCTTCCCCAAATTAGCACTCCTCTGCAAAATTTAGAAATTTCCTATCGTCCCCTGGAATTGCGATCGCTGATTGAAAAAGCTTATCGAGATTATGCTGCCGTCAAAGTTGAAAATGTCTCTCATTTTTTGGTAGATGGCAATCAACATTATTTTGATGTAGAGATTATCCCCTTAAAACAGGATGATCAAGAAATTATCGGTGTTAGTATTAACTTTACCGAGGTGAGCCGTTATCAGACGCTACGGGAAGAATTAGAAAAAACCAATCATGAGCTAGAAACCGCCAATGAAGAATTGCAATCTAGTAATGAAGAATTGGAAACCACCAATGAGGAACTACAATCCACCAATGAAGAATTGGAAACCACCAATGAGGAACTGCAATCCACCAATGAAGAATTGGAAACCATGAATGAGGAACTGCAATCTACCAATGAAGAACTACACAATATCAATCGAGAGCACCGCGATCGCACCCTAGAGTTAGATAAATCTAATGCTTTTTTGAATTCTATTTTAGCCAGTCTGACAGCCGGTGTGATTGTTGTGGATCGGCAATTTAATATTCTGATTTGGAACCAAGCCTCTGAAAAGTTTTGGGGATTACGAGCGGAAGAAGTACAGGGTCAGTCCTTAGCCAGTTTAGAAATTGGTTTACCCGTTGATCAACTAGGAGAATCGATTCGTAATTGTCTCAATGGAGTGAATAAACAACCAAATATTATCGTCAAGGCGATGAATCGTCGTGGTCAAACCTTAGACTATCAGATTAGTTTTAATGTTCTGATTGCGATTGATCAGGAATGTTTAGGTGTCATTTTATTCGTTGAGGAAATAACGTCATGA
- a CDS encoding chemotaxis protein CheB codes for MSFEIIALATSAGGLKALSEILAHLPEYFPVPIVVVQHLDPRHSSLLAHILSRCTSLKVKEAEENDRPLAGHVYIAPPNHHLLVTDQKTLTLSQSPEVRFLRPSANVLFESIAKVYQDKAIAVVLTGTGTDGLLGSQLIHAQGGMILAQSEESCEFSGMPKATIEADIVDQIVPLTEIAATLIQLTLPELTP; via the coding sequence GTGTCTTTTGAGATTATTGCCCTAGCGACTTCAGCAGGTGGCCTTAAAGCTCTGTCGGAAATTCTGGCCCACTTGCCTGAGTATTTCCCTGTGCCGATCGTTGTTGTTCAACACCTTGATCCTCGACATTCTTCCTTATTGGCCCATATTCTCAGTCGTTGTACGAGCTTAAAGGTTAAAGAAGCAGAAGAGAACGATCGCCCCCTGGCTGGCCATGTTTATATTGCGCCCCCTAATCATCATTTATTAGTCACAGATCAGAAAACCTTGACCTTAAGCCAATCTCCAGAGGTTCGTTTTCTGCGTCCTTCGGCCAATGTGTTATTTGAGTCGATCGCTAAAGTTTATCAGGATAAGGCGATCGCGGTGGTGTTAACAGGAACAGGAACAGATGGACTGCTTGGCTCACAATTAATCCATGCTCAGGGAGGAATGATTCTGGCACAAAGTGAAGAAAGCTGCGAATTTTCAGGAATGCCTAAGGCGACCATTGAAGCTGATATTGTAGATCAGATTGTGCCGTTAACGGAGATTGCTGCAACCCTTATTCAATTAACCCTGCCGGAGTTAACACCATGA
- a CDS encoding pentapeptide repeat-containing protein yields the protein MSISLRTLTSFWLLVLLAAPAIAENINQLAQLLSTKKCPMCDLSGSGLVFADLTGANLAGANLAGANLSQANLSGANLTGANLSGTSFNSANLTGADLRGAIMNGTDLRGAYLTNANLTATNLDSAFVQGVVGMPTNAGTPELFFGWGLLESRKGNFKAALSNYNKALDLDPHFAPGYLGRGLALLKMGDETAAKQNVEYASKLFEEEKNTDGYDTAQNFLKNLQAMQDARANGAGTPQLDAIVRGVASLALQFLLR from the coding sequence ATGTCTATTTCCCTTCGTACTTTAACCAGTTTTTGGCTATTGGTTTTGCTTGCTGCTCCGGCGATCGCCGAAAATATTAATCAACTGGCGCAATTACTGAGTACAAAAAAATGTCCTATGTGCGACTTAAGTGGTTCTGGGCTGGTATTTGCCGATTTAACGGGGGCTAATTTAGCGGGGGCCAACTTGGCGGGGGCCAATCTCAGTCAGGCCAATTTGAGTGGGGCCAATCTCACGGGAGCGAATCTGAGTGGAACATCTTTTAACAGTGCGAATTTAACCGGAGCCGATTTGCGGGGCGCGATCATGAATGGCACAGATCTGCGAGGAGCCTATTTAACCAATGCCAATCTGACTGCTACCAATTTGGATTCTGCCTTTGTCCAGGGAGTGGTGGGAATGCCGACCAATGCCGGAACGCCCGAACTCTTCTTCGGTTGGGGGTTATTGGAAAGCCGTAAGGGAAATTTTAAGGCGGCTCTGAGCAATTACAACAAAGCTCTGGATTTAGATCCCCATTTCGCGCCGGGTTATCTAGGACGCGGCTTGGCCTTGTTAAAAATGGGAGATGAAACGGCGGCTAAACAAAATGTCGAATATGCTTCCAAATTGTTTGAGGAGGAGAAAAATACCGATGGTTATGATACGGCCCAAAATTTTCTGAAAAATCTACAAGCAATGCAAGATGCCCGCGCCAATGGGGCCGGCACTCCTCAATTAGATGCGATCGTCCGAGGGGTAGCTTCCCTGGCACTGCAATTTCTGCTGCGCTAG
- a CDS encoding DUF4126 domain-containing protein has translation MLIGVLAILSASAAAGMRIALPLLMIGLLQDDLWSNVPILGRINPRILIAILTSWSLFELFASKRLLGQRILQIIQLLFRAC, from the coding sequence ATGCTTATTGGTGTTTTAGCCATTTTATCGGCCTCAGCAGCCGCCGGAATGCGGATTGCCCTACCACTCCTGATGATTGGCCTTTTACAGGATGATCTATGGTCAAACGTGCCAATTTTAGGGCGTATTAACCCAAGAATTTTAATTGCCATTCTAACCAGTTGGTCTTTATTTGAATTATTTGCCTCTAAACGACTACTCGGCCAGCGAATTTTGCAGATTATCCAACTCTTATTTAGGGCTTGCTGA
- a CDS encoding DUF4126 domain-containing protein has protein sequence MAITVTKLIHFSLQPLWMVGLLGGTFALVLKLVQVGWFFRLRGIPPWVTLLEDILCVCLVLFAFKAPKNGGLIAMLLLWIAIRSSTAWRAWYLQSQNDSKLPPD, from the coding sequence ATGGCAATAACCGTCACGAAACTGATTCACTTTAGCTTGCAACCTCTCTGGATGGTTGGGCTATTAGGGGGGACATTTGCGCTTGTCCTGAAATTGGTGCAAGTGGGTTGGTTTTTTCGTCTGCGAGGAATTCCGCCCTGGGTCACGCTTTTGGAAGATATTCTCTGTGTGTGTTTGGTACTATTTGCCTTTAAAGCCCCTAAAAATGGGGGATTAATTGCCATGCTGTTGCTATGGATAGCTATTCGCAGTTCTACCGCTTGGCGAGCCTGGTACTTACAGTCGCAAAACGATTCTAAACTTCCGCCTGATTAG
- the aroH gene encoding chorismate mutase, which produces MDWKTRAIRGATTVSENTVAAIHDAVSELLDAIETQNQLDPEEIVSVIFSVTPDLDAIFPAAIARERPNWNHVPLLDVQQMQVKDSLKLCIRVLIQVNTPKPQAEIYHSYLRRAQNLRPDLCFSLLT; this is translated from the coding sequence GTGGACTGGAAAACACGCGCAATTCGCGGGGCAACAACCGTTTCTGAAAATACAGTGGCGGCGATTCACGATGCAGTCAGTGAATTACTGGATGCCATTGAAACCCAAAACCAACTTGATCCCGAAGAGATTGTCAGTGTCATTTTTTCTGTTACCCCCGATCTAGATGCTATTTTTCCGGCCGCGATCGCCAGGGAAAGACCGAACTGGAATCATGTACCGTTACTCGATGTCCAGCAAATGCAAGTGAAAGATAGCCTCAAGTTGTGTATTCGTGTTCTCATTCAGGTCAATACACCCAAACCGCAAGCAGAAATTTACCATTCCTATCTCCGCAGGGCCCAGAATTTACGACCAGATCTCTGTTTTTCGCTATTAACCTAA
- a CDS encoding thioredoxin domain-containing protein — protein MYFWAPWCGLCHFVNPLLWKLKGECGDCVRLVDVNADSNLKLAHTYRLRSLPTLLLFEQGKVTQRLEDFKAREDFYRIQSLIQSQSAI, from the coding sequence GTGTACTTTTGGGCCCCTTGGTGCGGACTTTGTCATTTTGTCAATCCACTCCTCTGGAAACTGAAGGGCGAATGTGGGGATTGTGTCAGGCTGGTGGATGTTAATGCGGATAGCAACCTCAAATTAGCCCATACCTATCGCCTCAGAAGCTTGCCGACACTCTTATTATTTGAGCAAGGTAAAGTTACTCAACGGCTAGAAGATTTTAAAGCCAGGGAAGATTTCTACCGAATTCAATCGTTAATTCAATCTCAATCTGCTATTTAA
- a CDS encoding chlorophyll a/b-binding protein: protein MTARGFKLDSDNRLNNFAIEPKVYVDDTVQAGWTEYAEKMNGRFAMIGFVALLGMEVLTGHGVIGWLTSL, encoded by the coding sequence ATGACTGCTCGCGGATTTAAACTCGATTCTGACAACCGTTTAAACAACTTTGCTATTGAACCCAAGGTCTATGTGGACGACACTGTACAAGCTGGCTGGACAGAATATGCCGAAAAAATGAACGGACGCTTTGCCATGATTGGTTTCGTCGCGCTCTTAGGCATGGAAGTTTTAACTGGTCACGGTGTGATTGGTTGGTTAACCAGTCTCTAA
- a CDS encoding cation-transporting P-type ATPase codes for MPSPSTLTPNPSIAWQTLTADQVVEQLNSDRSQGLSHQQVEENLKAYGSNELVETGGRTSWDILIDQFKNIMLLMLIAVAIISAALDIHQAQSLGKFIFPKDAVAIFTVVLLNGILGYVQESGAEKALAALKNLASSKVRVIREGKVSEVDAKEVVPGDVMQLEAGVKVAADGRLLETANLQIRESALTGEAEAVTKEENKILSADSPVGDRFNLVFSGTEVVQGRATVIVTETGMRTELGKIASALQSVEAEPTPLQKRMTQLGNVLVTGSLILVAIVIIFGTILRPNLFMELVEVSLSMAVAVVPEGLPAVITVTLALGTQRMAKRNALIRKLSAVETLGSVTTICSDKTGTLTQNKMVVQTITSDRCDLKVTGEGYNPVGQFQVSETESIDPKTKPEIQALLEACMLCNDAVLQQENGEWAILGDPTEGALLVVAGKAGIFKHEQEQYFPRVAEFPFSSERKRMSVVVEDEQGLIQAEKGLIMFVKGSSELILERCTHIQVGSQVLELSAEQRTRILEKNNQLAGKGLRVLGFATKNLNEIPHKISDDQAERDLTWLGLVGMLDAPRPEVREAVAKCRVAGIRPVMITGDHPLTALAIAEDLGIAEPGSQVLTSRELEQYSASELEKVVQEVGVYARVSPEHKLQIVQALRRQHQVVAMTGDGVNDAPALKQADIGVAMGITGTDVSKEASDMILLDDNFATIVAAVEEGRVVYTNIRRFIRYILGSNIGEVLTIAAAPLIGLGGVPLSPLQILWMNLVTDGVPALALAVEPGKPTVMQQPPQDPQESIFARGLGAYMIRQGLILAIVTIFLMVWAYGYTQEHTLNGTLAPNRWKTMVFTTLCLAQMGHALAIRSVHRLTIEMNPFSNPFLLISIVATSLLQLLLIYVEPLRQFFGTQYLPLNELLVCFGFSALIFIWIEMEKIVYRLYQRWRQEPIKGY; via the coding sequence ATGCCTTCTCCTTCTACCTTGACCCCAAATCCTTCCATTGCCTGGCAAACCTTGACGGCGGATCAAGTTGTTGAACAATTAAACAGCGATCGCAGTCAGGGATTAAGCCATCAACAGGTGGAAGAAAATCTCAAAGCCTATGGCAGCAATGAATTGGTAGAAACGGGAGGGCGAACTTCCTGGGACATTTTGATAGATCAGTTCAAAAACATTATGCTGCTGATGCTGATCGCCGTTGCCATCATCTCTGCTGCTTTAGATATTCATCAAGCTCAATCGTTAGGAAAATTTATTTTCCCCAAGGATGCAGTGGCCATCTTCACCGTAGTACTTTTAAACGGTATCTTGGGTTATGTCCAGGAAAGTGGAGCCGAAAAAGCCCTCGCTGCTCTCAAGAATCTGGCCTCTTCCAAAGTCCGTGTCATCCGAGAAGGCAAGGTGAGCGAAGTGGATGCCAAAGAAGTGGTGCCAGGAGATGTGATGCAACTAGAAGCGGGGGTTAAGGTTGCCGCCGATGGTCGTCTCCTAGAAACCGCTAATTTACAAATACGGGAATCGGCCTTAACGGGGGAAGCAGAGGCCGTCACTAAAGAAGAAAATAAAATTCTCTCGGCCGATAGTCCCGTCGGCGATCGCTTTAACCTGGTCTTTTCAGGAACGGAAGTCGTTCAGGGTCGAGCCACGGTGATCGTCACAGAAACCGGAATGCGGACAGAATTGGGAAAAATTGCCTCCGCGCTTCAGTCTGTCGAGGCCGAACCTACCCCTCTCCAAAAACGCATGACCCAATTGGGTAATGTTCTAGTCACGGGTTCCCTAATCTTGGTGGCGATCGTCATTATTTTTGGCACGATCCTACGCCCCAATCTCTTTATGGAATTGGTCGAGGTTTCCTTAAGTATGGCGGTGGCAGTGGTTCCTGAAGGTTTACCCGCCGTCATCACCGTAACCTTGGCCCTGGGAACTCAACGGATGGCGAAACGCAATGCCCTGATTCGCAAACTCAGTGCGGTCGAAACTTTGGGTTCTGTCACCACCATCTGTTCCGATAAAACGGGAACCCTGACCCAAAATAAAATGGTTGTTCAGACGATTACCAGCGATCGCTGCGATCTCAAAGTGACCGGAGAAGGCTATAACCCCGTCGGTCAATTTCAAGTCTCCGAAACCGAAAGCATTGATCCCAAAACAAAGCCAGAAATTCAAGCCTTGCTCGAAGCCTGTATGCTCTGCAATGATGCAGTTTTACAACAAGAAAATGGGGAATGGGCCATTCTGGGCGATCCCACCGAAGGCGCGTTACTGGTAGTCGCGGGTAAAGCCGGTATTTTCAAACATGAACAGGAACAATATTTTCCCCGTGTGGCCGAATTTCCCTTTTCCTCTGAACGTAAACGCATGAGCGTGGTGGTTGAGGATGAACAGGGTTTAATCCAGGCCGAAAAGGGACTGATCATGTTTGTCAAAGGATCGTCAGAATTAATCCTCGAACGCTGTACCCACATTCAAGTGGGTTCTCAGGTTTTAGAGTTGAGTGCCGAACAACGAACCCGCATCTTAGAAAAGAACAATCAACTGGCAGGCAAAGGGCTACGGGTATTAGGGTTTGCCACGAAAAACCTGAATGAGATCCCCCACAAAATCAGTGATGATCAAGCGGAACGGGACTTAACTTGGTTAGGTTTAGTGGGAATGTTAGATGCTCCCCGACCAGAGGTTCGAGAGGCGGTGGCTAAATGTCGAGTAGCCGGTATTCGTCCAGTGATGATTACCGGAGATCATCCCCTCACCGCCTTAGCGATCGCCGAGGATTTAGGGATTGCTGAACCAGGTTCCCAGGTGTTAACCAGTCGAGAGTTAGAACAGTACAGCGCGAGTGAATTGGAAAAAGTGGTTCAAGAAGTCGGGGTCTATGCCCGTGTCTCCCCTGAACACAAACTGCAAATTGTTCAAGCCCTGCGTCGTCAGCATCAGGTGGTGGCCATGACGGGGGATGGGGTGAATGATGCACCAGCCCTGAAACAGGCCGATATTGGCGTGGCGATGGGTATTACCGGAACGGATGTCAGTAAAGAAGCCAGCGATATGATTTTACTGGACGATAATTTTGCCACCATTGTCGCTGCGGTGGAAGAAGGTCGGGTTGTCTATACTAATATCCGTCGTTTTATTCGCTATATTCTGGGCAGTAACATCGGAGAAGTCTTAACCATTGCTGCTGCGCCCCTCATTGGTTTGGGAGGAGTGCCATTATCCCCCTTGCAAATTCTCTGGATGAATCTAGTCACTGACGGGGTTCCGGCTTTGGCCCTAGCTGTGGAACCAGGCAAACCCACCGTTATGCAACAACCGCCCCAGGATCCCCAAGAAAGCATTTTTGCCAGGGGCTTGGGAGCTTACATGATTCGTCAAGGTTTAATTTTAGCGATCGTCACCATTTTCTTAATGGTCTGGGCCTACGGTTACACCCAGGAACATACCCTCAATGGCACCCTCGCCCCTAATCGCTGGAAAACAATGGTCTTTACTACCCTCTGTTTGGCCCAAATGGGTCATGCCTTGGCGATTCGTTCAGTGCATCGTCTGACGATTGAAATGAACCCCTTTTCCAATCCCTTTTTGCTCATCTCGATTGTTGCGACTTCCTTGCTGCAACTACTGTTAATTTATGTCGAACCCCTCAGACAATTCTTTGGAACCCAGTATTTACCCCTCAATGAGCTATTGGTTTGCTTTGGATTCAGTGCTCTGATCTTCATCTGGATTGAGATGGAAAAAATTGTCTATCGTCTCTATCAACGCTGGCGGCAAGAACCAATAAAAGGGTATTAA
- a CDS encoding ATP-binding protein, giving the protein MSSSVLSGFILLTAMLVNALALPPYLVRKAEIQTVSQILDEDGDLMVAGVSGSGRRSLIQWAAQQVGARVINIDCLRATTSSRFLTLLAEGLLGVFVTSQELNLIEQWTKEHPLKLEKIPIHRSSLVWKAGMKEEWGIFQSLLTLPQVMAELLDCRVVFVFQNFPHIRSWDRSGEWEAYLRQEVKRQSRINYVIIATIPEPWADDSHLQVMTLAPVPRLELQDWSQSVMAAKSLQFDQAALELFLDYMQGHLGDAIALARRIVLEYQVGVLEGYQNLASYSQNGLHPAHTIQIHHVRHSMLALIEDRSLTFESLLLLLPPIQARVLESLAIDPTDSPHAKDYVRIHQLSKGGGLQGALSGLEQKGLIHGPKLGYRVAMPLFAFWLKQRLS; this is encoded by the coding sequence ATGAGTTCTTCTGTTTTGTCTGGTTTTATTCTTCTCACCGCTATGCTTGTTAATGCGCTTGCTTTGCCTCCCTACCTTGTCAGAAAAGCAGAAATTCAAACAGTTAGTCAAATTCTGGACGAAGATGGCGATCTGATGGTGGCGGGAGTATCGGGCAGTGGACGGCGATCGCTGATTCAGTGGGCAGCCCAACAGGTAGGAGCCAGGGTAATCAATATTGACTGTTTACGCGCTACGACTTCTTCCCGCTTTTTGACTTTGTTAGCAGAAGGATTATTAGGGGTTTTTGTTACGTCCCAGGAACTGAACCTAATTGAACAATGGACAAAGGAACATCCCCTCAAACTAGAGAAAATCCCGATTCATCGTTCTAGTTTGGTCTGGAAAGCGGGTATGAAGGAAGAATGGGGCATTTTTCAGTCTCTCTTAACCTTGCCCCAGGTGATGGCAGAACTTTTGGACTGTCGAGTGGTGTTTGTTTTTCAGAATTTTCCTCATATTCGTTCCTGGGATCGCTCAGGAGAATGGGAAGCCTATCTTCGCCAGGAGGTTAAACGGCAAAGTCGAATTAACTATGTGATTATTGCCACTATCCCCGAACCCTGGGCCGATGACAGTCATTTGCAGGTCATGACCCTGGCTCCTGTGCCCCGTTTGGAACTTCAAGATTGGAGCCAATCCGTTATGGCAGCTAAAAGTCTTCAGTTTGATCAAGCCGCGTTGGAATTGTTTTTAGATTATATGCAGGGCCACTTAGGGGATGCGATCGCCCTAGCCCGTCGGATTGTTTTGGAATATCAGGTGGGAGTGCTGGAAGGTTATCAAAATTTAGCCTCTTATAGTCAAAATGGACTACATCCCGCCCACACCATTCAGATCCATCATGTTCGTCACAGTATGCTGGCACTGATTGAAGATCGTTCCCTCACCTTTGAGTCCTTGCTGTTACTCTTGCCACCGATTCAAGCGCGGGTTCTCGAAAGTTTAGCCATTGATCCGACGGATAGCCCCCATGCCAAGGATTATGTACGAATTCATCAACTTTCCAAGGGCGGGGGTCTTCAGGGGGCACTGTCAGGATTGGAACAAAAGGGGTTAATTCATGGCCCCAAACTGGGCTATCGGGTGGCAATGCCGCTATTTGCTTTTTGGCTCAAACAACGATTGTCTTGA